A region of Micromonospora chokoriensis DNA encodes the following proteins:
- a CDS encoding Gfo/Idh/MocA family protein — protein sequence MGDSHRVGVIGLGVISRAYLDTLANHPAVSIVALADLDAARSAEAAAKIPGAEAVSPESLLARPDVQTVLNLTIPAAHADISLAAIDAGKNVYVEKPLAVRLADGRSIVERAGSAGVLVGCAPDTVLGTGTQTARAAIDGGLIGRPMSASAVMVTAGHERWHPHPDFYYVPGGGPLLDMGPYYISALIHLLGPVRAVTGAASRLRAERVIGSGPRAGQRIPVEVDTHVTGVLEHVDGALSTITTSFDGVTTTAAPIEVHGETGTLAVPDPNYFDGEVRLFALGGSEWRVLEPQAGYADSSRGIGLIDLVGADGQRPPRAGGDLALHVLETMTTLLRSAAEGRRIELTTTAERPAPVPLTPAEEWQARHAYGH from the coding sequence GTGGGCGACTCGCACCGCGTCGGCGTCATAGGTCTCGGGGTCATCTCCCGCGCGTACCTGGACACCCTCGCGAACCACCCCGCGGTGAGCATCGTCGCGCTGGCCGACCTCGACGCCGCCCGGTCGGCCGAGGCCGCAGCCAAGATCCCCGGCGCGGAGGCGGTGAGCCCCGAGAGTCTGCTCGCCCGCCCGGACGTGCAGACGGTCCTCAACCTCACGATTCCCGCGGCCCACGCCGACATCTCGCTCGCCGCGATCGACGCGGGCAAGAACGTGTACGTGGAGAAGCCGCTCGCGGTGAGGCTCGCGGACGGTCGCTCGATCGTCGAACGGGCCGGGTCGGCCGGCGTCCTCGTCGGGTGCGCGCCGGACACCGTCCTGGGCACCGGTACGCAGACGGCACGGGCGGCGATCGACGGCGGCCTCATCGGGCGACCGATGTCCGCCTCGGCAGTCATGGTCACGGCGGGGCACGAGCGCTGGCACCCCCACCCCGACTTCTACTACGTCCCGGGCGGCGGCCCGTTGCTGGACATGGGGCCGTACTACATCTCGGCGCTCATCCACCTGCTCGGGCCGGTCCGCGCGGTGACCGGAGCCGCCAGCCGGCTGCGCGCCGAGCGTGTCATCGGTTCGGGTCCGCGTGCCGGCCAGCGGATCCCGGTCGAGGTGGACACCCATGTGACAGGCGTGCTCGAACACGTCGACGGGGCTCTCTCCACCATCACCACGAGCTTCGACGGCGTCACCACGACGGCCGCGCCGATCGAGGTCCACGGGGAGACCGGCACACTCGCGGTGCCCGACCCGAACTACTTCGACGGGGAGGTGCGACTCTTCGCGCTCGGCGGCAGCGAGTGGCGCGTCCTCGAACCGCAGGCCGGTTACGCCGACAGCTCGCGGGGCATCGGCCTGATCGACCTGGTCGGCGCCGACGGTCAGCGTCCGCCGCGCGCCGGTGGTGACCTCGCGCTGCACGTGCTCGAAACGATGACGACCCTGCTCCGTTCGGCGGCCGAGGGCCGGCGGATCGAGCTGACGACGACGGCGGAGCGGCCCGCGCCGGTCCCGCTCACCCCGGCCGAGGAGTGGCAGGCCCGGCACGCGTACGGACACTGA